One stretch of Buteo buteo chromosome Z, bButBut1.hap1.1, whole genome shotgun sequence DNA includes these proteins:
- the CLIP3 gene encoding CAP-Gly domain-containing linker protein 3 isoform X3, whose translation MRAAPSPARRPRPQQAVAMTKERGGEPPAGGAPTPDPPSPLVERRKKPMVHPAAPAPLPKDYAFTFFDPNDAACREILLDPRTTVPQLFAILRQWVPQVQHSVDLIGNEILRRGCHVNDRDGLTDMTLLHYACKAGAHGVGDPAAAVRLSTRLLALGGDVTLRSRWTHMNALHYAAYFDVPELIRTLLRAAAPRVLHSTCSDFSHGTALHIAASNLCLGAVRCLLEHGADPALRNSKGQVAAEVVPDPTDMALDKAEAALAARELRQLLLDAVPLSCSLPRVTLPNYDNLPGNLMLLCLGLQLGDRVRVDGGKVGTLRFCGTTAFASGQWAGVELDEPEGKNDGSVGGVRYFICPPKQGVFASVSKISKAEEQPPVASPPRSPPGPPARAPPKARKDKRASRKRGGAWLDREGRRVAPGDAVLVAGQRPGRARFYGRTDFAPGYWFGVELDSAGGKHDGSVFGVRYFSCPPKHGVFAPPSRVQRVGGPREEPADGAPEKKVQQVTVSQPKRNFPAVRTPKDITSESSFSRLLFCCWFPWMLRAEMQS comes from the exons atgcgcgctgcgcccagcccagcccgccgGCCGCGTCCCCAGCAG GCTGTTGCCATGACGAAGGAGCGTGGGGGGGAGCCCCCAGCGGGGGGGGCACCgacccccgacccccccagccccctggtGGAGCGACGCAAGAAGCCGATGGTGCACCCCGCTGCCCCCGCCCCCCTGCCCAAGGACTATG CCTTCACCTTCTTCGACCCGAACGATGCGGCGTGCCGGGAGATCCTGCTGGACCCTCGCACCACCGTGCCCCAGCTCTTCGCCATCCTGCGCCAGTGGGTGCCCCAAGTGCAGCACAGCGTCGATCTCATCGGCAATgag ATCCTGCGCCGCGGATGCCACGTGAATGACCGGGACGGACTGACAGACATGACGCTGCTGCACTACGCCTGCAAGGCCGGCGCCCACGGCGTGG GGGACCCGGCGGCGGCCGTGCGTCTGTCCACACGGCTGCTGGCGCTGGGGGGGGACGTGACACTGCGGAGCCGCTGGACCCACATGAACGCCCTCCACTACGCCGCCTACTTCGACGTCCCTGAGCTCATCCGCACCCTCCTGCGGGCGGCAGCCCCCCGAG TGCTGCACTCGACCTGCAGCGACTTCAGCCACGGGACGGCACTGCACATCGCTGCCTCCAACCTCTGCCTGGGGGCTGTGCGTTGCCTGCTGGAGCACGGGGCCGATCCTGCCCTCCGG aaCAGCAAGGGTCAGGTGGCGGCCGAGGTGGTGCCGGACCCTACGGACATGGCGCTGGACAAGGCGGAGGCGGCGCTGGCGGCGCGGGAGCTgcggcagctgctgctggacgCCGTCCCCCTGAGCTGCAGCCTCCCCCGCGTCACCCTGCCCAACTACGACAACCTGCCCGGGAACCTCATGCTGCTCTGCCTCGGCCTCCAGCTGGGTGACCGCGTCCGCGTCGACGGCGGAAAG GTGGGGACCCTGCGTTTCTGCGGCACCACGGCATTTGCCAGCGGGCAGTGGGCCGGAGTGGAGCTGGATGAGCCCGAGGGCAAGAATGACGGCAGCGTGGGGGGGGTCCGCTACTTCATCTGCCCCCCCAAACAGG GTGTCTTTGCCTCTGTCTCCAAGATCTCCAAGGCGGAGGAGCAGCCCCCAGtggcctcccccccccgcagcccccctgGACCCCCAGCCCGAGCCCCCCCCAAGGCCCGGAAGGACAAGAGAG ccagCCGGAAGCGTGGCGGGGCGTGGCTGGACCGGGAGGGGCGCCGCGTGGCCCCGGGGGACGCGGTGCTGGTGGCCGGACAGCGCCCGGGGCGGGCCCGGTTCTACGGGCGCACTGACTTCGCCCCCG ggtacTGGTTTGGGGTGGAGCTGGACTCAGCCGGGGGGAAACACGACGGCTCCGTTTTCGGGGTGCGGTACTtctcctgcccccccaaacACGGCGTCTTCGCCCCCCCCTCCCGTGTGCAGAG GGTCGGGGGTCCCAGGGAGGAGCCGGCGGATGGTGCCCCAGAAAAGAAGGTGCAGCAGGTCACCG TGTCACAGCCCAAGCGCAACTTCCCGGCGGTGCGGACCCCGAAGGACATCACCTCAGAGAGCTCCTTCTCcag GTTactcttctgctgctggttCCCCTGGATGCTGCGGGCTGAGATGCAGTCCTAA
- the CLIP3 gene encoding CAP-Gly domain-containing linker protein 3 isoform X1, protein MRAAPSPARRPRPQQAVAMTKERGGEPPAGGAPTPDPPSPLVERRKKPMVHPAAPAPLPKDYAFTFFDPNDAACREILLDPRTTVPQLFAILRQWVPQVQHSVDLIGNEILRRGCHVNDRDGLTDMTLLHYACKAGAHGVGDPAAAVRLSTRLLALGGDVTLRSRWTHMNALHYAAYFDVPELIRTLLRAAAPRVLHSTCSDFSHGTALHIAASNLCLGAVRCLLEHGADPALRNSKGQVAAEVVPDPTDMALDKAEAALAARELRQLLLDAVPLSCSLPRVTLPNYDNLPGNLMLLCLGLQLGDRVRVDGGKVGTLRFCGTTAFASGQWAGVELDEPEGKNDGSVGGVRYFICPPKQGVFASVSKISKAEEQPPVASPPRSPPGPPARAPPKARKDKRASRKRGGAWLDREGRRVAPGDAVLVAGQRPGRARFYGRTDFAPGYWFGVELDSAGGKHDGSVFGVRYFSCPPKHGVFAPPSRVQRVGGPREEPADGAPEKKVQQVTVSQPKRNFPAVRTPKDITSESSFSSAAILFRRAAVASDARPEGRCLLPRARPHRLPGSAPGFWSPPPASFRGAAPLEPARPRLLRAGQAFSALGPAPQRSRTPEFPGGSRSRSAPPPGPQSLPVTSSAPPQRSQ, encoded by the exons atgcgcgctgcgcccagcccagcccgccgGCCGCGTCCCCAGCAG GCTGTTGCCATGACGAAGGAGCGTGGGGGGGAGCCCCCAGCGGGGGGGGCACCgacccccgacccccccagccccctggtGGAGCGACGCAAGAAGCCGATGGTGCACCCCGCTGCCCCCGCCCCCCTGCCCAAGGACTATG CCTTCACCTTCTTCGACCCGAACGATGCGGCGTGCCGGGAGATCCTGCTGGACCCTCGCACCACCGTGCCCCAGCTCTTCGCCATCCTGCGCCAGTGGGTGCCCCAAGTGCAGCACAGCGTCGATCTCATCGGCAATgag ATCCTGCGCCGCGGATGCCACGTGAATGACCGGGACGGACTGACAGACATGACGCTGCTGCACTACGCCTGCAAGGCCGGCGCCCACGGCGTGG GGGACCCGGCGGCGGCCGTGCGTCTGTCCACACGGCTGCTGGCGCTGGGGGGGGACGTGACACTGCGGAGCCGCTGGACCCACATGAACGCCCTCCACTACGCCGCCTACTTCGACGTCCCTGAGCTCATCCGCACCCTCCTGCGGGCGGCAGCCCCCCGAG TGCTGCACTCGACCTGCAGCGACTTCAGCCACGGGACGGCACTGCACATCGCTGCCTCCAACCTCTGCCTGGGGGCTGTGCGTTGCCTGCTGGAGCACGGGGCCGATCCTGCCCTCCGG aaCAGCAAGGGTCAGGTGGCGGCCGAGGTGGTGCCGGACCCTACGGACATGGCGCTGGACAAGGCGGAGGCGGCGCTGGCGGCGCGGGAGCTgcggcagctgctgctggacgCCGTCCCCCTGAGCTGCAGCCTCCCCCGCGTCACCCTGCCCAACTACGACAACCTGCCCGGGAACCTCATGCTGCTCTGCCTCGGCCTCCAGCTGGGTGACCGCGTCCGCGTCGACGGCGGAAAG GTGGGGACCCTGCGTTTCTGCGGCACCACGGCATTTGCCAGCGGGCAGTGGGCCGGAGTGGAGCTGGATGAGCCCGAGGGCAAGAATGACGGCAGCGTGGGGGGGGTCCGCTACTTCATCTGCCCCCCCAAACAGG GTGTCTTTGCCTCTGTCTCCAAGATCTCCAAGGCGGAGGAGCAGCCCCCAGtggcctcccccccccgcagcccccctgGACCCCCAGCCCGAGCCCCCCCCAAGGCCCGGAAGGACAAGAGAG ccagCCGGAAGCGTGGCGGGGCGTGGCTGGACCGGGAGGGGCGCCGCGTGGCCCCGGGGGACGCGGTGCTGGTGGCCGGACAGCGCCCGGGGCGGGCCCGGTTCTACGGGCGCACTGACTTCGCCCCCG ggtacTGGTTTGGGGTGGAGCTGGACTCAGCCGGGGGGAAACACGACGGCTCCGTTTTCGGGGTGCGGTACTtctcctgcccccccaaacACGGCGTCTTCGCCCCCCCCTCCCGTGTGCAGAG GGTCGGGGGTCCCAGGGAGGAGCCGGCGGATGGTGCCCCAGAAAAGAAGGTGCAGCAGGTCACCG TGTCACAGCCCAAGCGCAACTTCCCGGCGGTGCGGACCCCGAAGGACATCACCTCAGAGAGCTCCTTCTCcag CGCCGCCATCTTGTTCCGGCGCGCCGCGGTGGCGTCAGACGCGCGACCAGAAGGGCGGTGCCTCCTTCCCCGAGCACGCCCACACCGGCTGCCTGGCTCCGCCCCGGGCTTttggtcccccccccccgcttccttccGGGGCGCCGCGCCGCTCGAGCCCGCTCGGCCACGCCTCCTCCGCGCCGGCCAAGCTTTCTCAGCGCTCGGCCCCGCCCCTCAGCGCTCGCGGACGCCCGAGTTCCCGGGCGGGTCCCGCAGTcgctccgcgccgccgccgggcccgcAG tctCTCCCAGTAACCtccagtgcccccccccagcgctcccagtaa
- the POLR2I gene encoding DNA-directed RNA polymerase II subunit RPB9 isoform X2, which translates to MEADGAYEPGFVGIRFCQECNNMLYPKEDKENRILLYACRNCDYQQEADNSCIYVNKITHEVECGHKEAVFFQSHSARAEDAMRLYYVCTAPHCGHRWTE; encoded by the exons ATGGAGGCGGACGGGGCCTACGAGCCGGGCTTCGTGGGGATCCGCTTCTGCCAGGAGTG caacaACATGCTGTACCCCAAGGAGGACAAGGAGAACCGGATCCTGCTCTATGCC tGCCGCAACTGTGACTACCAGCAAGAGGCCGACAACAGCTGCATCTACGTCAACAAGATCACCCACGAAGTGGA GTGCGGGCACAAGGAGGCCGTCTTCTTCCAGTCGCACAGCGCCAGAGCCGAG GACGCCATGAGGCTCTACTACGTCTGCACTGCCCCACACTGTGGCCACCGCTGGACTGAGTGA
- the POLR2I gene encoding DNA-directed RNA polymerase II subunit RPB9 isoform X1 codes for MEADGAYEPGFVGIRFCQECNNMLYPKEDKENRILLYACRNCDYQQEADNSCIYVNKITHEVDELTQIIADVSQDPTLPRTEDHPCQKCGHKEAVFFQSHSARAEDAMRLYYVCTAPHCGHRWTE; via the exons ATGGAGGCGGACGGGGCCTACGAGCCGGGCTTCGTGGGGATCCGCTTCTGCCAGGAGTG caacaACATGCTGTACCCCAAGGAGGACAAGGAGAACCGGATCCTGCTCTATGCC tGCCGCAACTGTGACTACCAGCAAGAGGCCGACAACAGCTGCATCTACGTCAACAAGATCACCCACGAAGTGGA TGAGCTCACGCAGATCATTGCTGATGTCTCCCAGGACCCCACGCTGCCCCGCACCGAGGACCACCCCTGCCAGAA GTGCGGGCACAAGGAGGCCGTCTTCTTCCAGTCGCACAGCGCCAGAGCCGAG GACGCCATGAGGCTCTACTACGTCTGCACTGCCCCACACTGTGGCCACCGCTGGACTGAGTGA
- the WDR62 gene encoding WD repeat-containing protein 62, whose amino-acid sequence MAAAAGGGAHGGTGTATGSESPPLLNLRRRSRHQVTLEKVLGITAQTSSSLACDPTTGLLAYPAGCVVVILNPWENTQRHILNTSRKTLSALAFSPDGKLIVTGENGHRPAVRVWDVEERAQVLALHGHKHGVACVAFSPSAKYLVSVGYPHDMAVNVWDWKKNSLVASNKVSCKVTAVSFSEDSYFVTVGHRHIKFWFLDSSRELKINETVPLVGRSGLLGELHDNVFCGVACGRGQMLGSTFCISSSGLLCQFNEKRVLEKWIVLKVPLANCLCLGEELIFCGCANGTVRIFQGRDMRYLSDLPKPHPLGVDVTQAPPLRRPDLVYPDTIALAYDACNRWLSCVYKDHSVYIWDVGDLQNVRKVWSDLFHSSFVWTVEVYPEFEERRSCLPPGSFLTCSSDNTIRAWTLESSSVRPIQGSTYSTTLLNIIYVDNNTQHLQDSSSAPNRSENVGHLDVKSGVRVMQVSPDGEHLASGDRGGTLRIHELQFMQQVAKVEAHDSEVLCLEYSKPETGAALLASASRDRLIHVLNVDKNYKLEQTLDDHSSAITSVKFAGNGDIQLISCGADKSIYFRNAQKLPDGFNFLRTHHVAEKTTLYDMDIDITQKYIAVACQDRNVRVYSTASGKLKCCYKGSQGDDGSLLKVQLDPSGTFLATSCSDKSITLIDFHSGECVAKMFGHSEIVTGMQFTYDCRYLITVSGDSCIFIWHLDLEITSSMKQHLLELDLLQPKQAKETSLLAQFRWETHIRIPDGMAATGAGGASNEDLKEERDEASSLRTPCKEDSDLSPACILTNSRLPMWAKRLLGEVEDGDGVAASLRDSYRPQGRWAERAERVPIKTLPEMDLPDFTPIKLHLKSDKEHEPGSLEQLLSKQAKSSPSDLTEDLLSEVFSDEETNRGLESPDTTGTSLQEPRTPKASRQRVMEQPLRLMYLEEPRVSQEDTSSCVSPCLGMPVPCYQLEDEDLSGSDREVEEPEENLPQCSSLPQTPEQEKYLKQHFETLADTEGNGRNRGQMLPVCSAQPIWADCSDGRANASCPVAAEKFDGSLKDLKPPKPEDEEKNLFLNPRLTISARFLSRCRKSRLAATFPLQEWPRLHSPARAQEPVRDQSKTSQELQQSEKLLDEKALGTGQETGSNTGKPTGSHFWVKTFTTALQLLRTSFQEMLGLYDQMTLCAEATEEDLLQARTALADLFSWMKAELRSRSVTHHVDAAIGTDGLAPPPDPETLALLRAYSDSLMEMIRKRLESSNPEML is encoded by the exons atggcggcggcggcgggcggcggggctcACGGCGGGACCGGGACCGCGACCGGGTCCGAGTCGCCTCCGCTCCTCAACCTGCGGCGGCGATCACGGCATCAG gtGACACTGGAGAAGGTGCTGGGAATCACCGCCCAGACCAGCAGCAGCTTGGCCTGCGACCCGACCACGGGGCTGCTTGCCTACCCCGCCGG GTGTGTTGTCGTCATCCTGAATCCCTGGGAGAACACGCAGAGACACATCCTGAACACCTCCAG gaaaactTTGAGTGCATTGGCCTTCTCACCTGACGGGAAGCTCATTGTCACTGGAGAG AATGGGCACCGACCGGCCGTCCGTGTGTGGGATGTGGAGGAACGGGCACAGGTCTTGGCGTTGCATGGTCACAAGCACGGCGTGGCTTGTGTTGCCTTCTCTCCCAGCGCCAAGTACCTGGTGTCAGTGGGGTACCCCCACGACATGGCGGTCAATGTTTGGGACTGGAAG aaaaattCCCTGGTCGCATCAAATAAGGTGTCCTGCAAAGTGACGGCTGTGTCCTTCTCCGAGGACAGCTACTTCGTCACCGTGGGGCACCGCCACATCAAGTTCTGGTTCCTGGACTCGTCGAGGGAGCTGAAG ATCAACGAGACGGTGCCACTGGTGGGACGGTCGGGGCTGCTGGGAGAGCTTCACGACAACGTCTTCTGTGGCGTTGCCTGCGGCCGAGGGCAGATGTTGGGCAGCACCTTCTGCATTTCCTCCTCGGGGCTGCTCTGCCAGTTCAATGAGAAGCGGGTGCTGGAGAAATGGATCGTTCTGaag GTGCCGCTGGCAAACTGCCTCTGCCTCGGTGAGGAGTTGATATTTTGCGGCTGCGCCAATGGCACCGTGAGGATTTTCCAGGGTCGTGACATGCGCTACCTGAGCGATCTCCCCAAACCTCATCCCCTGGGTGTGGATGTCACCCAGGCCCCCCCACTGAG GCGGCCAGACCTGGTCTACCCTGACACCATTGCCTTGGCCTACGACGCCTGCAACCGCTGGCTGTCCTGTGTCTACAAGGACCACAGTGTCTACATCTGGGACGTTGGGGACCTGCAGAACGTCAGGAAGGTGTGGTCAGATCTTTTCCACAGCTCCTTCGTGTGGACCGTTGAG GTGTACCCCGAATTTGAGGAGCGGAGATCCTGTCTGCCTCCTGGCTCCTTCCTGACGTGCTCCTCGGACAACACCATCCGCGCCTGGACcttggaaagcagctctgtgcGCCCCATCCAGGGCAGCACCTACAGCACG ACCCTGCTGAACATCATCTACGTGGACAACAACACGCAGCACCTCCAGGACTCTTCCAGCGCGCCCAACCGAAGCGAGAATGTAGGTCACCTTGATGTCAAGTCTGGGGTGCGGGTGATGCAGGTCAGCCCCGATGGGGAGCATTTGGCATCGGGGGACAGAGGAGGAACCCTCAG GATACACGAGCTGCAGTTCATGCAGCAGGTGGCTAAAGTGGAAGCTCACGATTCAGAAGTTCTCTGCCTGGAGTATTCAAAACCAGAGACCG gagcagcactgctggcttCGGCGAGCAGAGACAGGCTGATCCACGTCTTGAATGTAGACAAGAACTATAAGCTGGAGCAAACCCTGGATGATCACTCCTCCGCGATAACATCGGTCAAATTTGCTG GCAATGGGGACATTCAGCTGATAAGCTGCGGTGCtgataaaagcatttatttccGCAATGCTCAAAAG CTCCCGGATGGCTTCAATTTCCTTAGGACGCATCACGTTGCTGAGAAAACCACACTGTACGACATGGACATTGATATCACGCAGAAATACATTGCTGTTGCCTGCCAGGACAGAAATGTCAG GGTGTACAGCACAGCCAGCGGGAAGCTGAAGTGCTGCTACAAGGGCTCGCAAGGTGATGATGGCTCCTTGTTGAAG GTACAGCTGGATCCCTCCGGCACCTTCCTGGCAACGAGCTGCTCTGACAAGAGCATCACCCTCATTGACTTCCACTCTGGGGAATGCGTGGCAAAAATGTTCGGCCATTCAG AAATAGTCACAGGCATGCAGTTCACATATGACTGCAGGTACCTCATCACTGTCTCAGGAGACAG CTGCATCTTTATTTGGCACCTGGACCTGGAAATCACCAGCAGCATGAAGCAGCACTTGCTGGAGCTTGACCTGCTGCAGCCGAAGCAGGCGAAGGAGACCAGTCTGCTGGCGCAGTTCAG atGGGAGACCCACATCAGGATCCCTGATGGGATGGCAGCCACTGGTGCCGGAGGAGCTTCCAACGAAGACCTCAAGGAGGAGCGAGACGAGGCCTCATCCCTGCGGACCCCCTGCAAGGAGGACTCGGACCTGT ctccagcctgcaTCCTAACCAACAGCAGGCTGCCCATGTGGGCAAAAAGGCTG CTGGGAGAGGTGGAGGATGGGGACGGAGTGGCCGCCAGCCTGCGGGACAGCTACCGGCCACAGGGGCGATGGGCAGAGCGTGCTGAGAGGGTTCCCATCAAGACCTTGCCAGAGATGGATCTCCCTGACTTCACCCCCATCAAACTCCACCTCAAGAGTGACAAGGAACATGAGCCTGGcagcctggagcagctgctttcAAAG CAGGCAAAGAGCTCTCCCAGCGACCTCACTGAGGACTTGCTTTCCGAGGTCTTCTCAGATGAGGAAACCAACAGGGGACTAGAATCACCAGATACAACCGGGACCAGCCTGCAGGAGCCACGCACGCCCAAGGCAAGCAG GCAACGTGTGATGGAGCAGCCGCTGCGCCTCATGTACCTGGAGGAGCCCAGGGTCAGCCAGGAGGACACCTCGTCCTGTGTTTCACCCTGCCTGGGAATGCCAGTGCCTTGCTACCAGCTGGAAG ACGAGGACTTGTCGGGCTCTGACAGGGAGGTGGAGGAGCCAGAGGAGAACCTGCCGCAGtgcagctccctgccccagaCCCCCGAGCAGGAGAAATACCTCAAGCAGCACTTCGAGACGCTGGCGGACACTGAAGGTAATGGGAGAAACCGTGGGCAGATGCTGCCGGTGTGTTCGGCACAGCCGATCTGGGCAGATTGCAGCGATGGTAGAGCTAATGCTTCCTGCCCTGTGGCTGCAGAGAAGTTTGACGGCTCCTTAAAGGATTTGAAACCTCCCAAACCtgaggatgaggaaaaaaacttgtTCTTGAACCCACGCTTGACCATTTCAGCCCGGTTCCTCTCACGCTGCCGGAAGAGCAG GCTGGCGGCCACCTTCCCCCTGCAAGAATGGCCCCGgctgcacagccctgcccgTGCCCAGGAGCCGGTCAGGGACCAGTCAAAAACATCCCAGGAGCTCCAACAATCGGAG AAACTGCTGGATGAAAAAGCTTTGGGAACGGGACAGGAAACAGGCTCCAACACTGGAAAACCCACAG GATCCCACTTCTGGGTCAAGACCTTcaccacagccctgcagctgctgcgCACCAGCTTCCAGGAGATGCTGGGGCTCTACGACCAG ATGACCCTCTGTGCCGAGGCCACCGAGGAGGACCTCCTCCAGGCGAGGACTGCGCTGGCTGACCTTTTCAGCTGGATGAAAGCCGAGCTGCGCTCCCGCAGCGTGACCCACCACGTTGACGCCGCCATCGGCACTGATGGTTTGGCACCACCACCAGACCCCGAAACCCTGGCACTGCTCCGTGCCTACTCCGACTCCCTCATGGAGATGATCCggaagaggctggagagcagcaaccctgaaatgctttaa
- the THAP8 gene encoding THAP domain-containing protein 8, protein MPKYCRAPHCSNAAGQARPPGRRLSFYKFPLHDAVRLRQWLMQMRRENWVPTRHQHLCSDHFEPSCFQYRWGVRYLRPDAVPTIFPRSPPKRESPSTLSGATQPKQPLPASSQEPVIPGQPAVPETAPSEAITVALEPDSAAAPPLLGPVDSPEGVPAHPQPSPGYATAPPPPPSPCRRVEQVEDVTVELPVAGPPPAYFEPIPATPVTVPETVLSSALTLPIVSTVPIVSKTVMSMSPPGELSTEELVGVVLVLQRKVKVLQQRQRRHRARLEAMEGLVEQLRRESLLSEERLKLACLQPGPVTADPTSAVTIICQEEEEEEATLVYTVPPPAGTTCGLSLEQL, encoded by the exons ATGCCCAAGTACTGTCGAGCCCCGCACTGCTCCAATGCGGCGGGGCAGGCCcggccgcccggccgccgcctcaGCTTCTACAA GTTCCCGCTGCATGACGCGGTGCGGCTGCGGCAATGGTTGATGCAGATGCGGCGGGAGAACTGGGTTCCCACCCGTCACCAGCACCTCTGCAGCGACCACTTCGAACCCTCCTGCTTCCAATATCGCTGGGGCGTCCGTTACCTGCGGCCTGATGCCGTCCCCACCATCTTCCCCCGCAGTCCCCCG AAACGGGAGAGTCCCAGCACACTGTCGGGCGCCACCCAGCCTAAGCAGCCCCTCCCAGCGAGCAGCCAGGAGCCAGTGATACCAGGACAGCCAGCCGTCCCTGAAACCGCCCCATCGGAGGCCATAACCGTTGCCCTGGAACCTGACTCAGCCGCGGCACCGCCGCTGCTTGGCCCCGTGGACAGCCCCGAGGGGGTCCCCGCCCACCCGCAGCCTTCCCCGGGCTACGCCACTGCGCCACCACCGCCGCCGTCACCGTGCCGGCGGGTGGAGCAGGTGGAGGATGTCACCGTCGAGCTGCCCGTCGCTGGCCCGCCGCCAGCATATTTTGAGCCCATCCCCGCAACACCAGTCACAGTGCCGGAAACCGTCCTCTCCTCGGCCTTAACGCTGCCCATCGTTTCCACTGTCCCCATTGTTTCCAAAACGGTGATGTCAATGTCACCACCGGGCGAGCTGAGCACCGAGGAACTCGTCGGCgtggtgctggtgctgcagcGGAAGGTGAAGGTGCTGCAGCAGCGGCAACGCCGGCATCGCGCCCGGCTGGAAGCCATGGAAGGGTTGGTGGAGCAGCTGCGCCGTGAGAGCCTGCTCTCTGAGGAGAGGCTCAAGCTG GCCTGCCTGCAACCGGGGCCGGTGACAGCAGATCCCACCAGCGCCGTCACCATCAtctgccaggaggaggaggaggaggaggcgacATTGGTCTACACTGTGCCACCGCCGGCGGGGACGACCTGTGGCctcagcctggagcagctgtGA
- the CLIP3 gene encoding CAP-Gly domain-containing linker protein 3 isoform X2: protein MRAAPSPARRPRPQQAVAMTKERGGEPPAGGAPTPDPPSPLVERRKKPMVHPAAPAPLPKDYAFTFFDPNDAACREILLDPRTTVPQLFAILRQWVPQVQHSVDLIGNEILRRGCHVNDRDGLTDMTLLHYACKAGAHGVGDPAAAVRLSTRLLALGGDVTLRSRWTHMNALHYAAYFDVPELIRTLLRAAAPRVLHSTCSDFSHGTALHIAASNLCLGAVRCLLEHGADPALRNSKGQVAAEVVPDPTDMALDKAEAALAARELRQLLLDAVPLSCSLPRVTLPNYDNLPGNLMLLCLGLQLGDRVRVDGGKVSLPLSPRSPRRRSSPQWPPPPAAPLDPQPEPPPRPGRTREPAGSVAGRGWTGRGAAWPRGTRCWWPDSARGGPGSTGALTSPPGTGLGWSWTQPGGNTTAPFSGCGTSPAPPNTASSPPPPVCRGSGVPGRSRRMVPQKRRCSRSPCHSPSATSRRCGPRRTSPQRAPSPAPPSCSGAPRWRQTRDQKGGASFPEHAHTGCLAPPRAFGPPPPLPSGAPRRSSPLGHASSAPAKLSQRSAPPLSARGRPSSRAGPAVAPRRRRARSLSQ, encoded by the exons atgcgcgctgcgcccagcccagcccgccgGCCGCGTCCCCAGCAG GCTGTTGCCATGACGAAGGAGCGTGGGGGGGAGCCCCCAGCGGGGGGGGCACCgacccccgacccccccagccccctggtGGAGCGACGCAAGAAGCCGATGGTGCACCCCGCTGCCCCCGCCCCCCTGCCCAAGGACTATG CCTTCACCTTCTTCGACCCGAACGATGCGGCGTGCCGGGAGATCCTGCTGGACCCTCGCACCACCGTGCCCCAGCTCTTCGCCATCCTGCGCCAGTGGGTGCCCCAAGTGCAGCACAGCGTCGATCTCATCGGCAATgag ATCCTGCGCCGCGGATGCCACGTGAATGACCGGGACGGACTGACAGACATGACGCTGCTGCACTACGCCTGCAAGGCCGGCGCCCACGGCGTGG GGGACCCGGCGGCGGCCGTGCGTCTGTCCACACGGCTGCTGGCGCTGGGGGGGGACGTGACACTGCGGAGCCGCTGGACCCACATGAACGCCCTCCACTACGCCGCCTACTTCGACGTCCCTGAGCTCATCCGCACCCTCCTGCGGGCGGCAGCCCCCCGAG TGCTGCACTCGACCTGCAGCGACTTCAGCCACGGGACGGCACTGCACATCGCTGCCTCCAACCTCTGCCTGGGGGCTGTGCGTTGCCTGCTGGAGCACGGGGCCGATCCTGCCCTCCGG aaCAGCAAGGGTCAGGTGGCGGCCGAGGTGGTGCCGGACCCTACGGACATGGCGCTGGACAAGGCGGAGGCGGCGCTGGCGGCGCGGGAGCTgcggcagctgctgctggacgCCGTCCCCCTGAGCTGCAGCCTCCCCCGCGTCACCCTGCCCAACTACGACAACCTGCCCGGGAACCTCATGCTGCTCTGCCTCGGCCTCCAGCTGGGTGACCGCGTCCGCGTCGACGGCGGAAAG GTGTCTTTGCCTCTGTCTCCAAGATCTCCAAGGCGGAGGAGCAGCCCCCAGtggcctcccccccccgcagcccccctgGACCCCCAGCCCGAGCCCCCCCCAAGGCCCGGAAGGACAAGAGAG ccagCCGGAAGCGTGGCGGGGCGTGGCTGGACCGGGAGGGGCGCCGCGTGGCCCCGGGGGACGCGGTGCTGGTGGCCGGACAGCGCCCGGGGCGGGCCCGGTTCTACGGGCGCACTGACTTCGCCCCCG ggtacTGGTTTGGGGTGGAGCTGGACTCAGCCGGGGGGAAACACGACGGCTCCGTTTTCGGGGTGCGGTACTtctcctgcccccccaaacACGGCGTCTTCGCCCCCCCCTCCCGTGTGCAGAG GGTCGGGGGTCCCAGGGAGGAGCCGGCGGATGGTGCCCCAGAAAAGAAGGTGCAGCAGGTCACCG TGTCACAGCCCAAGCGCAACTTCCCGGCGGTGCGGACCCCGAAGGACATCACCTCAGAGAGCTCCTTCTCcag CGCCGCCATCTTGTTCCGGCGCGCCGCGGTGGCGTCAGACGCGCGACCAGAAGGGCGGTGCCTCCTTCCCCGAGCACGCCCACACCGGCTGCCTGGCTCCGCCCCGGGCTTttggtcccccccccccgcttccttccGGGGCGCCGCGCCGCTCGAGCCCGCTCGGCCACGCCTCCTCCGCGCCGGCCAAGCTTTCTCAGCGCTCGGCCCCGCCCCTCAGCGCTCGCGGACGCCCGAGTTCCCGGGCGGGTCCCGCAGTcgctccgcgccgccgccgggcccgcAG tctCTCCCAGTAA